One Candidatus Delongbacteria bacterium DNA segment encodes these proteins:
- a CDS encoding nucleoside recognition domain-containing protein, with translation MLTWIWLALVVGSVVVGAFTGRLDEVTKAAFDMAGTAVTIAISLIGVMSLWLGLMRVAEKAGLIQLLARALKPIFRRIFPEIPDGHPALGSILLNVSASWLGLGNAATPLGLKAMEQLQELNPLKDTASNSQVTFLAINTASITLIPATIIALRAGAGSANPAEIVGTTLIASGCATVTAILGSRLLQRFFPARRAGEVNDA, from the coding sequence ATGCTGACCTGGATCTGGTTGGCGCTGGTGGTGGGCAGCGTGGTGGTGGGGGCCTTCACCGGCCGCCTGGATGAAGTCACCAAAGCAGCCTTCGATATGGCGGGAACCGCGGTGACCATCGCCATCTCGCTCATCGGCGTGATGAGCCTGTGGCTGGGCCTGATGCGTGTGGCGGAAAAGGCCGGCTTGATCCAGCTGCTGGCCCGGGCCTTGAAGCCCATCTTCCGCCGCATCTTCCCGGAGATTCCCGACGGCCACCCGGCATTGGGCAGCATCCTGCTCAATGTCAGCGCCTCCTGGCTGGGGTTGGGCAACGCCGCGACGCCGCTGGGCCTCAAGGCCATGGAGCAGTTGCAGGAGCTGAACCCGCTGAAGGACACGGCCAGCAACAGTCAGGTGACCTTCCTGGCCATCAACACGGCCAGCATCACGCTGATCCCGGCCACCATCATCGCCCTGCGCGCCGGCGCGGGCAGCGCCAACCCGGCCGAGATCGTGGGCACCACGTTGATCGCCTCGGGCTGCGCCACGGTGACGGCCATCCTGGGCAGCCGCCTGCTCCAGCGCTTCTTTCCGGCCCGCCGTGCCGGGGAGGTGAACGATGCTTGA
- the pepN gene encoding aminopeptidase N: MSRQAHTTFLKDYQPSAWLVDSVDLVLDLQADHTLVRARLAVRKNPAGPGGPLCLQGEDVELVGLAVDDAVPPAGSWRLEEGGLVVEGLQDRHVLEILTRINPDGNTELSGLYRSDGIYCTQCEAEGFRRITYFLDRPDVMALYSTTIQADKSSCPVLLSNGNLVAQGELENGRHWARWQDPFPKPCYLFAMVAGPLEFIEDHFVTCTGRSVTLRIFTEPHNVHKCGFAMESLKHAMAWDERAYGREYDLDIFMIVAVDAFNMGAMENKGLNIFNAALVLAQPEATTDDEFARIASVVAHEYFHNWTGNRITCRDWFQITLKEGLTVFRDQEFSADLGSRAVCRIKDVQTLRSRQFPEDASPMAHAIQPVSYQKIDNFYTATVYEKGAEIIRMLHTLLGAEAYRKGTDTYFQRHDGQAVTTEDFVAALEAGSGVDLTQFRRWYRQMGTPRVQVSEYWDAAAGELRLQLEQTVPGWSGEVLGPLHIPIVVGLLDEQGRELPVQLRGESAGQAGNRLLELREQRQTFTFTGLDARPHLSLLRNFSAPIRLEREQDERELGFLLAHDRNPFARWEAGQRLYLSSLLQCVENLRQRRPASVSPDMVQAWRSTLADADQDPAFIALALALPGYAVLEQELDVVPVELLLQSLELHRQTLARTCRDDLHALYSRYSRELESRPYARAPRDVGMRALKNLCLIMLSELADSEPAQLALRQYQQAGCMTDAMAALAALTHTTAPERQEALQDFARRWGSNPVVMNSWFSVQAVSRREDTLEQIQELLGHPAFDLRNPNKVRALLMAFAVNNPTRFHEQDGRAYAFFTDRLLEVDALNSHMGAAMVRPLMSWRRFEPQRGAQLKAQLERAAAAEKLSPNAYEIVSRSLAQV; encoded by the coding sequence ATGTCAAGGCAAGCCCACACCACCTTTTTGAAGGACTACCAACCCAGCGCCTGGCTGGTGGACTCCGTCGACCTCGTTCTGGATCTGCAGGCCGACCATACCCTGGTGCGGGCCCGGCTGGCCGTGCGCAAGAACCCCGCGGGCCCCGGCGGCCCCCTCTGCCTGCAGGGCGAGGACGTGGAACTGGTGGGTCTGGCGGTGGACGACGCGGTGCCGCCCGCCGGCAGCTGGCGGCTTGAGGAGGGCGGCCTGGTGGTGGAGGGTCTGCAGGATCGGCACGTGCTGGAGATCCTGACCCGCATCAATCCGGACGGCAACACGGAGTTGTCCGGGCTCTACCGATCCGACGGCATCTACTGCACCCAGTGCGAGGCCGAGGGCTTCCGCCGCATCACCTACTTCCTCGACCGGCCGGACGTGATGGCCTTGTACTCCACGACCATCCAGGCGGACAAGTCGAGCTGCCCGGTCCTCTTGTCCAACGGCAACCTGGTGGCCCAGGGCGAGCTGGAGAACGGGCGGCACTGGGCCCGTTGGCAGGATCCCTTCCCCAAGCCCTGTTATCTCTTCGCCATGGTGGCCGGTCCGCTGGAGTTCATCGAGGACCACTTTGTCACCTGCACCGGGCGCAGCGTCACGCTGCGGATCTTCACGGAGCCGCACAACGTGCACAAGTGCGGCTTCGCCATGGAATCCCTCAAGCACGCGATGGCCTGGGACGAGCGGGCCTATGGTCGCGAGTACGATCTGGACATCTTCATGATCGTGGCCGTGGACGCCTTCAACATGGGCGCCATGGAGAACAAGGGTCTCAACATTTTCAACGCCGCCCTGGTGCTGGCCCAACCCGAAGCCACCACGGACGACGAGTTCGCCCGCATCGCGAGCGTCGTGGCCCACGAGTACTTCCACAATTGGACGGGCAACCGGATCACCTGCCGCGACTGGTTCCAGATCACGCTCAAGGAAGGCTTGACCGTGTTCCGGGATCAGGAGTTCTCGGCCGACTTGGGCTCACGCGCCGTCTGCCGGATCAAGGACGTGCAGACGCTGCGCTCGCGGCAGTTCCCCGAGGACGCCAGCCCGATGGCTCACGCGATCCAGCCGGTGAGCTACCAGAAGATCGACAACTTCTACACGGCCACGGTTTACGAAAAGGGCGCGGAGATCATCCGCATGCTGCACACCCTGCTGGGCGCGGAGGCCTACCGCAAGGGTACGGACACCTACTTCCAGCGCCACGACGGGCAGGCGGTGACCACGGAGGATTTCGTGGCCGCCCTGGAGGCCGGCAGCGGCGTGGACCTGACGCAGTTCCGGCGCTGGTATCGCCAGATGGGCACGCCCCGGGTCCAGGTGAGCGAGTACTGGGACGCCGCGGCGGGCGAACTGCGGCTGCAGCTGGAGCAGACGGTGCCCGGCTGGTCGGGTGAAGTGCTGGGCCCCCTGCACATTCCGATCGTGGTGGGCCTGCTGGACGAACAGGGCCGCGAGCTGCCCGTGCAGCTGCGGGGCGAAAGCGCCGGCCAGGCGGGCAATCGTCTGCTGGAGCTGCGCGAACAGCGACAGACTTTCACCTTCACGGGTCTGGATGCCCGCCCGCACCTCTCGCTGTTGCGCAATTTCAGCGCGCCGATTCGGCTGGAGCGCGAACAGGACGAACGCGAACTGGGCTTCTTGCTGGCCCATGACCGCAATCCCTTCGCCCGCTGGGAAGCCGGCCAGCGCCTCTATCTGTCGTCCCTGCTGCAGTGCGTGGAGAATCTGCGTCAGCGGCGGCCCGCCTCGGTGAGCCCAGACATGGTCCAGGCTTGGCGGAGCACGCTGGCCGACGCCGATCAGGATCCGGCCTTCATCGCGCTGGCACTGGCGCTGCCCGGGTACGCCGTGCTGGAGCAGGAGCTGGACGTGGTGCCCGTGGAGCTGCTGCTGCAGTCCTTGGAACTGCACCGCCAGACCCTGGCGCGCACTTGCCGGGACGACCTGCACGCCCTCTACAGCCGCTACAGTCGGGAACTGGAGTCCCGGCCTTATGCCCGCGCCCCGCGGGATGTGGGCATGCGGGCCTTGAAGAATCTCTGCCTGATCATGCTCTCCGAATTGGCGGACTCCGAGCCCGCCCAGCTGGCTCTGCGCCAGTACCAGCAGGCCGGTTGCATGACGGACGCCATGGCCGCGCTGGCGGCCCTGACCCACACCACCGCGCCGGAACGCCAGGAGGCCCTGCAGGATTTCGCCCGCCGCTGGGGGAGCAATCCGGTGGTGATGAATTCCTGGTTCAGCGTCCAGGCCGTCTCGCGGCGGGAGGACACCCTGGAGCAGATCCAGGAGCTGCTGGGGCATCCGGCCTTCGATCTGCGCAACCCCAACAAGGTGCGCGCCCTGCTGATGGCCTTCGCCGTCAACAATCCCACCCGCTTCCACGAACAGGACGGCCGGGCCTATGCCTTCTTCACGGATCGCCTGCTGGAGGTGGACGCCCTGAACTCGCACATGGGCGCCGCCATGGTGCGGCCGCTGATGTCCTGGCGGCGCTTCGAACCGCAGCGGGGCGCCCAGTTGAAGGCGCAGCTGGAGCGGGCCGCCGCGGCGGAGAAGCTCTCGCCCAACGCCTATGAGATCGTGTCCCGCAGCCTGGCGCAGGTGTAA
- a CDS encoding cytidine/deoxycytidylate deaminase family protein: MRPSWDEYFLGLVREVAKRATCDRGMSGCLIVRDKRIICTGYVGSPPGSPHCDEAGHLLKTVMDEEGQVSQHCVRTIHAEQNAICQAARHGTALDGATLYCTMEPCRTCAMLIVSVGITRVVAERMYHAAQDSREIFRAAGVELTVVTPEVQRYDRQ; encoded by the coding sequence GTGCGCCCCAGCTGGGACGAGTATTTCCTGGGCCTGGTGCGCGAAGTGGCCAAGCGGGCCACCTGCGACCGAGGGATGAGCGGCTGCCTGATCGTCCGCGACAAGCGCATCATCTGCACGGGCTACGTGGGCTCGCCGCCGGGCAGCCCTCATTGCGACGAGGCCGGCCATCTGCTGAAGACCGTGATGGACGAAGAGGGCCAGGTCAGCCAGCACTGCGTGCGCACCATCCACGCCGAGCAGAACGCCATCTGCCAGGCGGCCCGCCACGGCACGGCGCTGGACGGCGCCACCCTCTACTGCACCATGGAGCCCTGCCGCACGTGCGCCATGCTCATCGTCAGCGTGGGGATCACGCGCGTGGTGGCGGAGCGCATGTACCATGCCGCGCAGGATTCGCGGGAGATCTTCCGTGCTGCCGGCGTGGAGTTGACGGTGGTGACGCCGGAGGTGCAGCGTTACGATCGGCAATGA